The following proteins are encoded in a genomic region of Cyclonatronum proteinivorum:
- a CDS encoding DUF4397 domain-containing protein, with translation MIKMNFTTLQGAILSLALLLISVPQLQAQHFGETAVIHPETGEPVPAFRGDAAQLEAWLEASDESATQNLQNEDAFELLSFVPGGTSRSGFIQDDFAFFGDGPAFVVVDLTEPQVPASRGRFIFSGLISEIVVSGDLAYVAVRNPGGGLYILNISDKDNPELIGSFTQRAGFTVEVLGDEVFIGHGTQGFSRLDVTNPAEPVLIEYVTGNGSANGMSVDDTFLYVAFGVPGFRIYDLSDSQTTLLSTTDAGGFVNNLTIVDDLLYVSFAGGFAVYDVADRGAPVLLGSYTAGGVVYGSSVVDGTAYLSGSFGLRILDVSDPGSISVLSASTPDVQSSLDTFSDGNLAVVSSRFFGLNVVDVSDPSAPVRNGLVDNLGFAYKVALENDLLYLLDIAGKLTIFDVTDPTSPDFLSRIFTTPNAENIAVSDGLVYMVDSDGGSGGITLIDATNPTDPQILEVIPTTSQSFGIDLTENRAYTASGFGGLRVYSRNPLTGGVNLISTLPTGNNAYYVRRKDDLALIANFGGGLFVADIANELNPVQASALVTGQLVQSLDFREDEPFVVLADGNNGLTVVNLTDPTAPVIEGSFTVGSNGRDVRIQQDFVYAAAEFFGVRQFEGSDLTSLTQIASFATTDRVTGLSVEGGLLAAAGAEGGLFLFSIPLEGDEPEPDPAFVQVIHAAADPAAALVDIFVNDVLVEANFPYGAATPVLPAPTGEPQIVSIRLPGTDTVILEETFVLEPNRTYSITAIGVANPADFAPNPGGADISVSLAVKLYPEDIEPADLHAYVLHAVTDAPAVDVFANNSLLIPGLSYGEPSSLAGLPAESVELSLVLAGTDTEVARFTADLSIFTGEIIAVQARGFLNPADNQDGPAFELAAVRPSGEVVLFDAIPVSVSPETQLPETVALFQNYPNPFNPTTNIRFSLPEQQDIRLEVFNMQGQRVAVLASGSFQAGSHTLPFDASALASGLYLYRLSTPAQTISRKMMLLK, from the coding sequence ATGATCAAGATGAACTTTACAACGCTGCAGGGCGCAATCCTGTCCCTCGCACTGTTACTGATAAGTGTGCCGCAGCTGCAGGCACAGCATTTCGGGGAAACAGCCGTCATTCACCCGGAAACAGGAGAACCTGTACCGGCCTTTCGCGGGGATGCAGCCCAGCTTGAAGCCTGGCTCGAAGCCTCCGATGAAAGCGCTACCCAAAATCTTCAAAATGAAGACGCTTTTGAGTTACTTTCTTTTGTGCCCGGCGGAACAAGCCGCTCCGGCTTCATTCAGGACGATTTCGCCTTTTTCGGCGACGGGCCCGCATTTGTTGTCGTAGACCTCACGGAACCGCAGGTGCCTGCATCGAGAGGCAGGTTCATCTTTTCCGGCCTGATCAGTGAAATAGTGGTATCCGGCGACCTCGCCTACGTAGCGGTTCGCAACCCCGGGGGCGGACTCTACATCCTGAATATTTCCGACAAAGACAATCCCGAATTAATCGGATCCTTCACCCAGCGTGCAGGATTTACGGTAGAAGTCTTGGGTGATGAGGTCTTTATAGGTCATGGTACGCAAGGTTTTAGCCGATTGGATGTCACCAACCCCGCTGAACCTGTACTGATTGAATATGTAACCGGAAACGGGTCCGCCAACGGCATGTCGGTGGACGACACTTTTCTCTATGTTGCATTTGGCGTTCCCGGCTTTCGGATTTACGACCTTTCAGATTCGCAAACTACCCTCCTTTCCACGACCGATGCAGGCGGCTTCGTGAACAATCTCACCATTGTTGATGACCTCCTTTATGTGTCCTTTGCAGGCGGTTTTGCGGTGTACGATGTAGCAGACCGGGGTGCACCTGTGCTGCTCGGAAGCTACACGGCGGGAGGCGTAGTGTATGGCTCAAGCGTCGTTGATGGTACAGCGTATCTTTCCGGTTCGTTCGGCCTCCGTATTCTTGACGTTTCTGATCCCGGGTCCATCAGTGTGCTAAGCGCTTCAACACCGGATGTGCAGTCCTCCCTCGATACCTTCTCCGACGGCAACCTTGCGGTAGTGTCAAGCCGCTTTTTTGGACTAAACGTCGTGGATGTCAGTGATCCGTCAGCACCCGTACGCAACGGCCTCGTGGATAACTTAGGCTTCGCCTATAAAGTGGCACTCGAAAACGACCTCCTCTACCTCCTCGATATTGCGGGCAAGCTCACCATTTTCGATGTTACCGATCCGACCAGCCCCGACTTTCTTTCCCGCATTTTTACCACACCCAATGCTGAAAACATTGCTGTATCTGACGGCTTGGTGTACATGGTGGATTCCGATGGCGGCTCCGGGGGTATCACCCTCATCGATGCTACAAACCCGACTGACCCGCAAATACTCGAAGTTATTCCCACGACTTCCCAAAGCTTTGGTATCGATCTCACCGAAAACCGCGCCTACACGGCATCCGGCTTTGGCGGACTTCGCGTGTACAGCAGAAACCCGCTCACCGGCGGAGTGAACCTCATCTCTACCCTGCCAACCGGCAACAATGCCTACTACGTGCGCCGCAAAGACGATCTCGCCCTGATTGCCAACTTCGGCGGCGGCCTGTTTGTAGCTGATATTGCTAACGAACTCAACCCCGTACAGGCTTCTGCCCTCGTAACGGGTCAGCTTGTGCAATCGCTCGATTTCCGCGAAGACGAGCCCTTTGTCGTACTCGCTGACGGCAACAACGGCCTCACCGTCGTGAACCTGACAGATCCCACAGCCCCTGTCATCGAGGGCAGTTTCACGGTAGGCAGCAACGGGCGCGACGTACGTATACAGCAGGATTTCGTGTACGCAGCCGCGGAGTTTTTTGGCGTACGGCAGTTTGAGGGAAGCGACCTCACAAGCCTTACCCAAATAGCCTCGTTTGCAACGACCGACCGCGTCACCGGTTTATCTGTGGAAGGCGGCCTGCTTGCTGCAGCCGGTGCCGAAGGCGGACTTTTCCTCTTCTCCATTCCGCTTGAAGGGGATGAGCCCGAGCCGGACCCTGCCTTCGTGCAGGTCATTCATGCCGCTGCCGATCCGGCTGCTGCGCTCGTCGATATTTTCGTAAATGACGTACTTGTGGAAGCCAACTTCCCGTATGGCGCTGCGACACCGGTTCTTCCGGCACCTACCGGTGAGCCGCAGATTGTGAGCATCCGCCTGCCCGGTACCGATACCGTCATTCTCGAGGAAACCTTCGTACTCGAACCCAACCGCACGTACAGCATCACCGCAATCGGGGTCGCCAACCCGGCAGACTTCGCACCGAATCCCGGTGGCGCCGATATATCAGTGAGCCTGGCCGTGAAGCTCTATCCCGAAGACATTGAGCCGGCTGATCTGCACGCTTATGTGCTGCACGCCGTAACCGATGCACCTGCCGTTGATGTGTTTGCGAACAACAGCCTGCTCATTCCGGGCCTCAGCTATGGCGAGCCCTCTTCCCTTGCAGGCCTGCCAGCGGAGTCCGTTGAGCTCTCCCTTGTGCTTGCCGGTACCGACACCGAAGTCGCACGCTTCACTGCCGACCTGAGCATCTTTACCGGCGAAATTATCGCTGTGCAGGCCCGCGGATTCCTGAATCCTGCCGATAATCAGGACGGTCCCGCCTTCGAACTCGCCGCGGTTCGCCCATCCGGCGAAGTCGTACTGTTCGACGCCATCCCCGTTTCGGTGAGTCCGGAAACACAGCTCCCCGAAACTGTTGCCCTGTTCCAGAATTATCCCAACCCCTTCAATCCGACTACAAACATCCGGTTCAGCCTGCCGGAGCAACAGGACATCCGTCTCGAAGTCTTCAACATGCAGGGGCAGCGCGTAGCGGTGCTCGCCTCCGGCAGCTTCCAGGCCGGCAGCCACACCCTCCCCTTCGACGCCTCCGCCCTCGCTTCGGGCCTCTACCTCTACCGCCTGTCCACACCCGCGCAAACCATTAGCCGGAAAATGATGCTTCTAAAATAA
- the tnpA gene encoding IS66 family insertion sequence element accessory protein TnpA yields MATTKEQRMFALVDQWRASGELQANFCHRHQITTSTFSYWVTRKNKAEQQTNNSGFVQVEPAGPAPKAGQVELTYPNGVRLRVDGADVAFISKLIRVW; encoded by the coding sequence ATGGCTACAACGAAAGAACAACGCATGTTTGCCTTGGTAGATCAGTGGCGTGCCAGTGGTGAACTTCAGGCTAACTTTTGCCACCGGCACCAGATTACCACATCCACCTTCAGCTATTGGGTGACCCGTAAAAATAAGGCGGAGCAACAAACTAATAATAGCGGGTTCGTGCAGGTTGAACCCGCCGGGCCTGCACCGAAAGCCGGTCAGGTCGAACTGACTTATCCCAACGGGGTACGCCTTCGCGTTGATGGTGCGGATGTGGCTTTCATTAGCAAACTAATCCGGGTCTGGTAA
- the tnpB gene encoding IS66 family insertion sequence element accessory protein TnpB (TnpB, as the term is used for proteins encoded by IS66 family insertion elements, is considered an accessory protein, since TnpC, encoded by a neighboring gene, is a DDE family transposase.), with product MFGLNSTHTYHLYRKACDMRKSFDGLSGLVRNELGREPASGDVFVFVNRSRTLIKLLQWQSGGYVLYYKRLEQGTFAVPALGADTTRIRWPELVVMIEGIKVEHSGKLPCNRLKNEPEQAGN from the coding sequence ATGTTTGGTCTCAACAGTACCCATACCTACCATTTATACCGCAAGGCCTGTGACATGCGCAAAAGTTTTGACGGACTCAGCGGGCTTGTTCGCAACGAGCTGGGGCGTGAACCCGCATCCGGTGACGTCTTTGTCTTCGTCAACCGCAGCCGTACTCTCATCAAGTTGCTGCAATGGCAGTCAGGCGGATATGTACTGTACTACAAGCGGCTGGAACAGGGTACCTTTGCCGTACCTGCCCTTGGGGCTGACACCACGCGGATTCGCTGGCCCGAACTGGTGGTGATGATTGAAGGGATCAAGGTGGAACACAGCGGGAAGCTGCCGTGCAACCGGCTTAAAAATGAGCCAGAACAGGCCGGTAATTAA
- the tnpC gene encoding IS66 family transposase, giving the protein MQITLENMSKAQLIDHANKLQKTADVLQEKLARKDELIAQLQRMLHGQKSERFELPKNQLPLPFEPDPAHKAQQAEVHEQKISYVRTKTARPNHKGRLKLPDHLPVEEVEIYPEGDLSEMVCIGKEVTEELDLKPAYLFIRRYIRYKYADKSAEANPNHIGELPERVIEKGIPGAGLLASILIDKYADHLPLYRQVQRLRRQGVDIARSTIEGWTRQGLEKLTILYDHLVAETKSQGYLQVDETRIKVLESNKKGAAHQGWYWVYYAPINGSVLFEYQPTRKRAGPEKMLDGFRGYLQTDGFTAYKRLGATPGITPLGCWAHARRKFDKALTNDAARAGYVLTQLQQLYAVERMAQTNQLTPAERKKLRLEQSLPVINELGKWIPQEYKKVQPRSAIGRALAYCINQWDQLCEYLMDGHLEIDNNPVENVIRPVALGRKNYLFAGSHEAAQRAAMIYSLLAICKKHQVDPYKWLRHTLQNISTTRYNEVTSLYPQNFKATCSS; this is encoded by the coding sequence ATGCAAATAACACTCGAAAATATGTCCAAAGCCCAGCTTATTGATCACGCCAATAAGCTGCAGAAAACCGCTGATGTGCTGCAGGAAAAGCTCGCCCGCAAGGACGAACTGATTGCCCAATTACAGCGCATGCTGCATGGACAAAAAAGCGAGCGCTTCGAGCTACCCAAAAACCAGCTGCCCCTTCCCTTTGAACCCGACCCCGCTCACAAGGCTCAACAAGCTGAGGTCCACGAACAGAAAATCAGCTATGTGCGCACCAAAACAGCACGGCCGAACCACAAAGGACGGCTGAAGCTGCCGGATCACCTGCCCGTAGAGGAGGTGGAAATCTACCCCGAAGGTGACCTCTCTGAGATGGTATGTATAGGCAAAGAAGTGACCGAAGAGCTCGATCTCAAGCCTGCATACCTGTTTATTCGCCGGTACATTCGTTACAAGTATGCAGATAAGTCCGCCGAAGCCAATCCAAACCATATTGGCGAACTGCCCGAGCGGGTTATCGAAAAGGGTATTCCGGGCGCGGGGCTGCTGGCAAGCATTCTTATTGATAAATATGCTGACCATCTGCCCTTATACCGGCAGGTGCAGCGCTTGCGGCGGCAGGGCGTAGATATAGCCCGTTCCACCATCGAAGGCTGGACACGTCAGGGCCTGGAGAAGCTGACCATTCTCTACGATCACCTTGTAGCCGAAACCAAGTCACAAGGCTACCTCCAGGTAGATGAAACCCGCATAAAAGTACTGGAATCCAACAAAAAAGGCGCCGCGCATCAAGGCTGGTACTGGGTATATTACGCCCCGATCAACGGTAGTGTACTGTTTGAATACCAGCCTACCCGCAAGCGGGCCGGGCCTGAGAAGATGCTTGACGGATTCCGGGGCTATTTACAAACCGACGGCTTCACCGCTTATAAACGTTTAGGCGCCACACCGGGGATCACTCCTTTGGGGTGCTGGGCCCATGCGCGGCGTAAGTTTGACAAGGCATTGACCAACGATGCCGCGCGGGCGGGCTACGTTTTGACGCAGCTACAACAGCTGTATGCCGTAGAGCGCATGGCTCAAACCAATCAGCTCACCCCCGCTGAGCGCAAAAAGCTTCGGCTCGAACAGAGTCTTCCGGTTATCAATGAACTGGGTAAGTGGATCCCTCAGGAGTACAAAAAAGTGCAGCCCAGAAGCGCCATTGGTCGGGCCCTGGCCTACTGCATCAACCAGTGGGATCAACTGTGCGAATACCTGATGGACGGTCATCTGGAGATTGACAACAACCCGGTAGAGAACGTGATTCGCCCCGTAGCACTGGGGCGCAAAAACTACCTGTTCGCTGGTTCACACGAAGCTGCCCAACGCGCGGCTATGATCTACTCCTTACTGGCCATTTGCAAAAAACATCAGGTTGACCCCTACAAATGGCTGCGTCATACCCTGCAAAATATCAGCACCACCAGGTACAACGAAGTGACAAGTTTGTACCCTCAGAACTTTAAAGCAACATGTAGTTCGTAG
- a CDS encoding RagB/SusD family nutrient uptake outer membrane protein has protein sequence MKKTKRSILTLAVVLAGFLMLSCDALLDVDPQQSIDESDALSTPGNVQAALVGAYSIHRAASQYGGRYQMLPDLLADDGDIAWTGTFFQPREVFDKIISTDNSYTQSVWVGSYNTINRANNVLSALDVLDEQDRVRVEAEARFLRAAAHFELVRVFGRAYNDGNPSENPGVPIVLTPTRGIDESSQLPRASVEDVYQAVISDFTFAKNNLPEVNGVFANTFVASAMLSRVHLMRGEYAQAATEATRVIDSGRFSLMNTFAEAFNNEGNVSETVYGLIVTPQDGSNELNLFYASSNFNGRGDIDILDQHMARYEADDERADFFYTGGGALRTAKWQTFTNIPTIRLAELYLTRAEANLRAGTTTGDSPANDLNLIRERAGLAALDAADVTVDAVLQERRLELAFEGHLLHDLKRTGRSVGDLPFDANQLIFPIPQREMEVNPNLVQNPGYGS, from the coding sequence ATGAAAAAAACAAAACGCTCAATTCTTACCCTTGCTGTCGTGCTGGCAGGCTTCCTGATGCTTTCCTGTGATGCGCTGCTTGATGTTGATCCGCAGCAATCCATTGATGAATCAGACGCCCTTAGCACGCCCGGCAACGTTCAGGCGGCGCTTGTGGGTGCCTACTCCATACACCGCGCGGCCTCTCAGTATGGCGGCCGCTATCAGATGCTGCCCGACCTGCTCGCCGATGACGGCGACATAGCCTGGACCGGGACTTTCTTTCAGCCCCGCGAAGTGTTTGATAAAATCATCTCCACCGATAACAGCTACACCCAATCGGTGTGGGTTGGTTCCTACAACACCATCAACCGGGCTAACAATGTGTTAAGCGCACTTGATGTACTCGATGAACAGGACCGCGTTCGTGTTGAAGCCGAAGCCCGTTTCCTGCGTGCAGCGGCGCACTTTGAGCTTGTACGCGTGTTTGGCCGAGCCTACAACGACGGCAATCCCAGCGAAAACCCCGGGGTGCCCATCGTGCTAACGCCAACCCGCGGCATTGATGAATCAAGTCAGCTGCCCCGCGCCTCTGTTGAAGACGTCTATCAGGCTGTGATCTCTGATTTCACTTTCGCAAAAAACAATCTGCCGGAAGTGAACGGGGTATTTGCCAACACCTTCGTGGCAAGCGCCATGCTTTCACGCGTGCACCTGATGCGCGGCGAATACGCACAAGCCGCAACCGAAGCTACCCGTGTGATCGACTCAGGCCGTTTCAGCCTGATGAACACCTTCGCTGAAGCCTTCAATAATGAAGGCAACGTATCGGAAACCGTGTACGGACTTATCGTTACCCCGCAGGACGGCTCCAACGAGCTGAACCTGTTTTACGCCTCCTCCAACTTCAACGGCAGGGGCGACATCGACATCCTCGATCAGCACATGGCCCGCTATGAAGCCGATGATGAACGCGCCGACTTCTTCTACACCGGCGGTGGTGCGCTTCGCACGGCCAAATGGCAGACCTTCACCAACATCCCCACCATCCGCCTTGCGGAGCTGTATCTTACCCGTGCTGAAGCGAACCTGCGTGCAGGCACAACGACCGGCGACAGCCCGGCCAACGACCTGAACCTGATTCGCGAACGCGCCGGTCTCGCCGCACTTGATGCCGCTGATGTTACAGTCGATGCGGTACTGCAGGAGCGCAGGCTCGAGCTTGCTTTTGAAGGGCACCTGCTGCACGACCTCAAGCGCACAGGCCGCAGCGTTGGCGACCTCCCGTTTGATGCGAATCAGCTCATCTTCCCGATTCCACAGCGGGAAATGGAAGTAAACCCCAACTTGGTCCAAAACCCCGGGTACGGCAGCTAA
- a CDS encoding SusC/RagA family TonB-linked outer membrane protein, which translates to MKLRYFVSGFMLLMLFSFSAFAQNYTLSGTITDARSGETLIGVNIFVTELSRGATTDLNGQYELALSPGTWSVVVTYVGYRTKTTEITVTDSDVTRNFSLSQDRVDLDQVVVVGFGTRSLRDVTGSIATVSGEAIQNTPVNTVESAIQGRVAGVFIERETGKLGGATQVRIRGGSSVTGGNQPLYVIDGIPVTMDDLSANASATNPLSDINQNDIESIEILRDASAAAIYGSRASNGVILITTKRGREGRTQFSYGFQAGISEPTSRRGFLNTEQFFELYEEAAINRAIDDGVDPQVWLDIFYDEMNWLSAGEFRQFADGSWGWRDGVIDTNWENEAFQNAGMFRHELSARGGNDRTRFFVSGSYSDETGILINNDFERIGARLNLDHTVSDRFMLGVNLSTNRSVMNRLSSDNAFATPMQLVAQPPVTPIFDPRTCFDENEETIPGCTPILSGDFTEYYNGLLHRDYADFVTTIYRTIGSAYGDFSFSPNLSVRTEYGIDLLTQNEDQYYGALTARGVGGNEGQGLGFSRWVQIQNWTSQTFATYQNTFQDVHDLEIVGGFSAQRVTDTRTFVEGRGFPNDNFRRISSAAEIIGGSSSGSEYSFISYFSRLNYKFDEKYLLSLSGRVDGSSRFGADNRYGFFPAGSVGWIVSEESFMRNADFFDLLKLRASFGLTGNAAIGNFASRGLFGGTSYAGFSGINPSQSPNPDLRWEQTAQFDLGIDFGILGNRIRVEADYYVKNTRDLLLNVNVPATTGFTSQLQNVGKLENRGFEFTVNTFNLTGELQWTSNFNITTNRNKITDLDGQVITQGFINRAIEGEPIGVFFTREYAGVDPETGAALYFLNSGDDPRATTTNPNEATEVVVGDPNPDFIGGFGNNFFYRGFELNVLFQFVYGNDIYMPSGRFMSANAWFFDNQTTDQLDRWREPGDITDVPRPTLFRANGTAPSSRYIEDGSYLRLKNVTFAYNVPSSFLNNYGIDRMRLYFTGVNLLTFTNYPGWDPEVNTDFLAGNISQGTEFYSAPQARSFTVGIDIGF; encoded by the coding sequence ATGAAGCTGAGGTACTTTGTTTCAGGTTTCATGCTCCTGATGCTGTTTAGCTTTTCTGCCTTTGCGCAGAATTATACCCTTTCGGGTACCATAACAGATGCAAGAAGCGGCGAAACACTGATTGGGGTCAATATTTTTGTGACCGAGCTCTCAAGGGGAGCAACAACAGATTTAAACGGACAATATGAACTTGCGCTAAGTCCGGGAACCTGGTCGGTTGTCGTTACTTATGTCGGGTACCGTACCAAAACGACGGAAATCACCGTCACGGATTCGGATGTGACCCGCAATTTTAGTCTTTCACAGGATAGGGTTGATCTCGATCAGGTAGTCGTAGTTGGTTTTGGTACACGCTCACTGCGTGATGTTACGGGCTCTATCGCAACGGTAAGCGGTGAAGCTATTCAGAACACCCCCGTTAATACTGTGGAATCAGCGATTCAGGGTCGGGTTGCCGGTGTCTTCATCGAGCGTGAGACCGGTAAGCTGGGCGGCGCTACACAGGTACGTATCCGCGGAGGCTCCTCCGTTACGGGCGGTAATCAGCCACTGTATGTCATTGACGGTATCCCGGTAACGATGGATGACCTCTCTGCCAACGCCTCTGCAACCAACCCGCTCTCTGATATCAACCAAAATGATATCGAGTCTATCGAAATTCTTCGGGATGCTTCTGCAGCTGCCATCTATGGCTCGCGGGCTTCCAACGGTGTTATCCTGATTACCACCAAGCGCGGGCGCGAAGGGCGCACGCAGTTCAGCTACGGTTTTCAGGCCGGCATCAGCGAACCGACCAGCCGCCGGGGTTTCCTGAACACCGAACAGTTTTTTGAACTGTATGAGGAAGCTGCCATCAACCGTGCCATTGATGACGGTGTTGATCCGCAGGTATGGCTTGATATTTTTTATGATGAAATGAACTGGCTCTCGGCCGGTGAATTTCGTCAGTTTGCTGACGGTAGCTGGGGATGGCGCGACGGCGTAATCGATACCAACTGGGAAAACGAAGCCTTCCAGAATGCCGGTATGTTCCGCCATGAGCTCTCTGCCCGCGGCGGTAACGACCGTACCCGCTTTTTTGTGAGCGGCAGCTACTCCGATGAAACCGGTATCCTTATTAACAACGACTTCGAGCGCATCGGCGCCCGCCTCAACCTGGACCATACTGTTAGCGACCGGTTTATGCTTGGCGTGAACCTGAGCACCAACCGCAGCGTGATGAACCGTCTCTCCTCTGACAATGCGTTTGCTACTCCTATGCAGCTTGTTGCTCAGCCGCCGGTCACTCCGATTTTCGACCCGCGCACCTGCTTCGATGAGAATGAGGAAACCATCCCCGGCTGTACGCCTATTCTCAGCGGCGATTTCACGGAATATTATAACGGTTTGCTGCACCGCGACTACGCCGATTTCGTCACAACCATTTACCGTACCATCGGTAGTGCTTACGGTGATTTCAGCTTTTCACCCAACCTGAGCGTGCGTACCGAGTATGGTATCGACCTGCTCACACAGAACGAAGATCAGTACTATGGCGCCCTTACCGCCCGCGGTGTAGGCGGAAACGAAGGGCAGGGCCTCGGCTTCAGCCGCTGGGTTCAGATTCAGAACTGGACCTCCCAAACCTTTGCTACCTATCAGAACACCTTTCAGGATGTACATGATCTCGAAATCGTTGGGGGTTTCAGTGCGCAGCGCGTAACCGACACCCGGACCTTCGTGGAAGGCCGCGGTTTCCCCAATGATAATTTCCGCCGCATTTCCAGCGCCGCTGAAATTATTGGCGGAAGCTCCTCCGGGTCAGAATACTCTTTCATCTCCTACTTTTCCCGACTGAACTATAAGTTTGATGAAAAGTACCTGCTTTCGTTGAGCGGACGCGTGGACGGCTCCTCCCGATTCGGGGCTGACAACCGCTATGGATTTTTCCCCGCCGGTTCTGTAGGCTGGATTGTTTCGGAAGAAAGCTTCATGCGCAACGCAGATTTCTTTGACCTGCTCAAGCTGCGCGCAAGCTTCGGCCTTACCGGTAATGCTGCTATCGGCAACTTTGCATCCCGCGGTCTGTTTGGGGGCACCTCCTACGCCGGCTTCTCCGGTATCAATCCTTCGCAATCGCCCAACCCGGATCTACGCTGGGAGCAAACCGCTCAGTTCGATCTCGGAATTGACTTCGGTATTCTGGGCAACCGTATCCGCGTTGAAGCCGATTATTATGTGAAAAACACCCGCGACCTCCTCCTGAATGTGAACGTACCGGCTACAACGGGCTTCACCTCTCAGCTGCAGAACGTGGGTAAGCTTGAAAACAGAGGGTTTGAATTCACGGTCAACACCTTCAACCTAACCGGTGAATTGCAGTGGACCTCTAATTTCAACATCACAACCAACCGGAATAAAATCACCGACCTCGATGGTCAGGTCATTACACAGGGCTTCATCAACCGTGCTATTGAAGGCGAGCCAATCGGGGTATTCTTCACCCGTGAGTATGCCGGTGTTGATCCTGAAACCGGTGCTGCCCTGTACTTCCTCAACAGCGGCGATGATCCGCGTGCAACAACCACCAATCCGAACGAAGCCACTGAAGTGGTTGTCGGTGATCCCAACCCGGATTTCATTGGTGGTTTTGGCAACAACTTCTTCTACCGCGGCTTTGAGCTGAACGTGCTGTTCCAGTTTGTGTACGGCAACGACATCTACATGCCGAGCGGCCGTTTTATGAGCGCAAATGCCTGGTTCTTCGACAATCAGACTACCGATCAGCTCGACCGCTGGCGTGAGCCGGGCGACATCACTGATGTGCCGCGTCCGACCCTGTTCCGGGCCAACGGTACCGCACCTTCAAGCCGCTACATCGAAGACGGTTCCTACCTGCGCCTCAAAAACGTGACCTTTGCGTACAATGTACCAAGCTCGTTCCTGAACAACTACGGCATAGACCGCATGCGTCTGTACTTCACCGGGGTAAACCTGCTCACTTTCACCAACTATCCCGGCTGGGATCCTGAAGTGAACACCGACTTCCTGGCAGGCAACATCAGTCAGGGCACAGAGTTTTACTCCGCCCCGCAGGCCCGTTCGTTTACTGTTGGTATCGACATCGGTTTCTAA